Proteins encoded in a region of the Acidobacteriota bacterium genome:
- a CDS encoding glycosyltransferase, translating to MESSTPLLQVVHALYPQSPGEIEQYAWEVARALGGWVLSLTPQSGPAPPAWEGLNVMTPAAGEGALSAWHRALDIAQPQAVFVQSLGAVSPSLLLDLRERGIPYAVFLHDFTPLCPTQRLWHRTEERCSGPGRTGWKCAWCVSGELRRMAELPLRMVLYRHRPEDWRTALVRADALVASSRFARDFWIEQGAPPERIAVIAPRLGLHDRAQALSPLNRTRRLLYAGGPGHAAGAELLGAALDQMQEPLQLDILHVHDEPAQLRLRAGFAARHQIVFHPPVPPPEMPALLSACGVAVVPSRWEQPFSRLLADAQAAGARIVATAIGGLAEQIIHGVNGFLAAPDDALALADALREAYAVSDVWAGDLVAKNAQAQGLASAGALRSLFDLLARGATEPDPALALEHGAWLAQQASCDHSTPLEAAQRLALALRHGEESSPAYEVRAFATTRRWRMEMNHAIAFFRGCGCRRVASVGPEPASPIAVESFTTWGLQLVAAQDLPDGLWFEGDNPNPDLLQRRFPQAKALVESLPEGIETLDWTDNLTEL from the coding sequence GTGGAGTCCTCAACACCGCTCCTCCAGGTCGTCCACGCGCTCTACCCGCAGTCGCCGGGCGAAATCGAGCAGTACGCGTGGGAAGTCGCGCGCGCCCTCGGCGGTTGGGTGCTCAGCCTCACGCCCCAAAGCGGCCCCGCGCCGCCGGCCTGGGAAGGCCTCAACGTCATGACCCCGGCGGCAGGGGAAGGCGCCTTATCCGCCTGGCATCGCGCTCTCGATATCGCCCAGCCCCAGGCCGTCTTCGTCCAAAGCCTGGGCGCAGTGAGTCCGTCCCTGCTGCTCGACCTGCGCGAGCGCGGCATTCCCTACGCCGTCTTCCTGCATGATTTCACCCCCCTCTGCCCCACCCAGCGCCTCTGGCATCGCACCGAAGAGCGCTGCTCCGGCCCCGGCCGCACCGGCTGGAAATGCGCTTGGTGCGTCAGCGGCGAGTTGCGCCGTATGGCCGAGCTGCCCCTGCGCATGGTTCTCTACCGTCATCGTCCTGAGGATTGGCGCACCGCCCTCGTCCGCGCCGATGCCCTGGTCGCCAGCTCGCGTTTCGCCCGCGACTTCTGGATCGAACAGGGTGCCCCACCCGAACGCATCGCCGTCATCGCCCCCCGCCTTGGCCTCCACGATCGCGCGCAGGCGCTCTCGCCCCTCAACCGCACCCGGCGATTGCTCTATGCTGGCGGCCCCGGTCACGCCGCCGGTGCCGAGCTACTCGGCGCCGCTCTCGACCAGATGCAAGAGCCGTTGCAACTCGACATCCTCCACGTCCACGATGAGCCCGCACAGCTCCGTCTGCGCGCTGGCTTCGCCGCCCGTCATCAGATCGTCTTTCACCCGCCCGTCCCGCCGCCTGAAATGCCGGCGCTGTTGTCCGCCTGCGGCGTGGCGGTCGTACCCTCCCGCTGGGAGCAGCCCTTTAGCCGCCTGTTGGCGGACGCCCAGGCGGCAGGCGCACGCATCGTGGCCACCGCAATCGGCGGTTTAGCCGAGCAGATCATCCATGGCGTCAACGGCTTTCTCGCTGCGCCCGACGATGCCCTCGCCCTGGCCGACGCTCTCCGTGAGGCCTACGCCGTAAGCGACGTCTGGGCCGGCGATCTCGTCGCCAAAAACGCCCAGGCGCAGGGCCTCGCCAGCGCCGGCGCACTCCGCAGCCTCTTCGATCTACTGGCCCGCGGCGCCACCGAACCCGATCCCGCACTCGCACTCGAGCACGGCGCCTGGCTGGCTCAACAAGCTAGCTGCGACCATTCGACCCCGCTCGAAGCTGCCCAAAGGCTCGCCCTCGCCCTGCGCCACGGCGAAGAATCCAGTCCTGCTTATGAAGTCCGGGCCTTTGCTACCACCCGGCGCTGGCGTATGGAGATGAACCACGCCATCGCGTTTTTCCGCGGCTGCGGCTGCCGCCGCGTTGCCAGCGTCGGCCCGGAGCCCGCCTCTCCCATCGCAGTGGAGAGCTTTACCACCTGGGGACTGCAGTTGGTTGCCGCCCAGGATTTGCCCGATGGCCTTTGGTTTGAAGGAGATAACCCCAACCCAGACTTGTTGCAACGCCGCTTCCCGCAGGCCAAGGCGCTGGTCGAGAGCCTCCCCGAAGGCATTGAAACCCTGGACTGGACAGACAACCTGACCGAATTGTAA
- a CDS encoding FAD-dependent oxidoreductase, with product MTTSSGLTAIIGGGIAGLSAAWTLQQAGRACVVLEASDRWGGAIASERVDGFLLEGGPDSFLAGKPAAVELCRELGLEGELIGTEPQPGGPRLLHRGHTRQLGDALIASGRPFPGSDTRPQPDQREGGSNQRWPCHLQPLPAGWRMLAPTRLGPVLRSPLFSPAVKAAVIWHWPRTAAPPREDETVAAYLERRFGRHAGRAFTQIIVQPLLAGVYGGRADCLSAVPPSAPGDRPSGAPIFMTLRGGMGTLVAKLVERLQPCLRAHSCVQAIARNGAGFRLELEQGDPLDASSLIVAAPAWRAATLLRDFDAELAAPLASIPFSSSVNVNLAYRTAPALPPGHGFLAGGDSDLQACTFAHQKFSGRAPAGAALLRLFYGEALAEAANALIEAHARADVAAILGVTQPPDLVRIRACRRALPQYTVGHNERVKRLLAALERYPRLALAGNAYAGVGVPDCIASGVAAAARITSALG from the coding sequence ATGACAACTAGTTCAGGACTCACAGCCATCATCGGTGGCGGTATCGCCGGCCTCAGCGCCGCCTGGACGCTGCAGCAGGCCGGCCGCGCGTGTGTGGTGCTGGAAGCGAGCGATCGCTGGGGTGGCGCCATCGCCAGCGAGCGTGTGGATGGATTTCTGCTCGAAGGCGGTCCCGATTCTTTCCTCGCCGGCAAGCCCGCTGCCGTGGAGCTTTGCCGCGAGCTCGGCCTGGAAGGCGAGCTCATCGGCACCGAGCCCCAACCCGGCGGTCCGCGCTTGCTCCATCGTGGCCATACGCGGCAACTTGGAGACGCCCTGATCGCCAGCGGGCGTCCGTTCCCGGGGAGCGACACTCGGCCACAGCCCGACCAACGGGAGGGCGGCTCCAACCAGAGGTGGCCGTGCCACTTGCAACCCCTCCCCGCCGGCTGGCGCATGCTGGCGCCGACGCGCCTCGGCCCGGTCCTGCGCTCGCCCCTGTTCTCTCCTGCCGTCAAAGCCGCGGTCATCTGGCACTGGCCCCGCACCGCTGCGCCACCACGCGAGGATGAGACGGTCGCCGCCTATCTCGAGCGCCGCTTCGGTCGCCATGCTGGCCGCGCCTTCACGCAGATCATCGTGCAACCGCTTCTCGCCGGGGTTTATGGTGGCCGCGCCGATTGCCTTAGCGCCGTCCCACCCTCCGCGCCCGGCGATCGGCCCTCCGGTGCACCCATTTTCATGACCCTGCGCGGCGGCATGGGTACGCTGGTCGCCAAACTGGTCGAGCGCTTGCAGCCCTGCCTTCGCGCGCACTCCTGCGTCCAGGCGATCGCACGAAACGGCGCCGGTTTCCGTCTGGAACTGGAACAGGGCGACCCGCTCGACGCCTCCAGCCTCATCGTCGCCGCCCCCGCCTGGCGCGCTGCTACCCTATTGCGCGATTTCGATGCCGAACTCGCGGCTCCACTGGCGTCCATCCCGTTCTCTTCATCGGTCAACGTCAATCTGGCCTATCGCACCGCCCCCGCGCTGCCGCCCGGCCACGGCTTTCTCGCCGGCGGCGATTCGGATCTCCAGGCCTGCACCTTCGCCCATCAGAAGTTTTCCGGCCGTGCCCCCGCCGGCGCCGCCCTCCTCCGGCTGTTCTACGGCGAAGCTCTGGCGGAAGCCGCCAACGCGCTGATCGAAGCCCACGCCCGCGCCGATGTTGCAGCCATCCTCGGCGTCACCCAGCCTCCGGATCTGGTCCGCATTCGCGCTTGCCGTCGCGCTCTGCCGCAATACACCGTTGGCCATAACGAGCGCGTAAAGCGGCTGCTCGCCGCCCTGGAGCGATATCCCCGCCTGGCCCTCGCCGGCAATGCCTACGCTGGTGTCGGTGTGCCCGACTGCATCGCCTCCGGTGTTGCCGCTGCGGCCAGGATCACATCGGCGTTAGGATAG
- a CDS encoding peptidase S10 — MRAQDYFKPSGVISMRIRVPRVSAALLPILALALATPLLAQRRFFFQPGAQQHPYDPKPTDPPPVVTHHQITIGGQTYAYTATTGRLPVPDAEGKTEAHIFFVAYTLDGAKAGSRPLSFIYNGGPGEPAIWVQMGGFAPKRIELQEDGTLPPPPYKLVDNQESWLPFTDMVFIDPDGTGYSRAVNEKALKYTSGVAGDLQSLSQFIRLYLTNYGRLSSPLYIAGESYGTFRSAGLAGYLAQQGIALNGVVLLSSVLNMHTLDESPDNDLPNVLFVPSYAAIAWYHKKLPADLEKLTLPELEKQVENWATHDYMMDLEMGDRLQGAARQQAITQMARYTGLDPKLLDNYNLRIDSSLFESSLLRGEKRAVGRLDGRMTSFNRIPGNPYNDFDPSWVQRPVYTQMFLKYVRENLGYKTDEVYGGGIARPWQFNMDYDQNMSTLLESAFAKNPYMKLMLAGGYYDLACPFFEAEYSMWHLFLPPSEQSHIVVELYQTGHMIYQDTPSRTKLAKDVEQFIANSSHDQPMNLTH, encoded by the coding sequence ATGCGCGCGCAGGACTATTTTAAACCATCAGGAGTCATTTCAATGAGGATTCGGGTTCCGCGCGTTTCCGCGGCTCTCTTGCCAATTTTAGCCTTGGCACTGGCTACGCCGTTGCTGGCGCAGCGGCGGTTCTTTTTCCAGCCCGGAGCGCAGCAGCATCCGTATGATCCCAAGCCGACGGATCCGCCGCCGGTGGTGACGCATCATCAGATTACGATTGGCGGGCAGACGTATGCGTATACGGCGACGACGGGGCGGCTGCCGGTGCCGGATGCGGAAGGCAAGACCGAAGCCCACATCTTTTTTGTAGCGTATACGCTCGATGGCGCCAAGGCCGGAAGCCGCCCGCTATCGTTCATTTATAACGGCGGGCCGGGCGAGCCGGCGATCTGGGTGCAGATGGGCGGCTTTGCGCCCAAGCGGATCGAGCTGCAGGAAGACGGCACGCTGCCGCCGCCGCCGTACAAGCTGGTGGATAACCAGGAGAGCTGGCTGCCGTTTACCGACATGGTCTTTATCGATCCCGACGGCACCGGCTACAGCCGTGCGGTGAACGAAAAAGCGCTCAAGTACACGTCGGGTGTAGCCGGCGACCTGCAGTCGCTGAGCCAGTTCATCCGCCTCTATTTGACCAACTACGGGCGGTTGAGTTCGCCGCTCTATATCGCCGGGGAAAGTTACGGCACGTTCCGGTCGGCGGGTCTCGCGGGATACCTGGCGCAACAGGGTATCGCGCTGAACGGGGTGGTGCTGCTGTCGAGCGTGCTCAATATGCACACACTCGATGAGTCGCCCGACAATGACTTGCCCAACGTACTGTTCGTGCCCTCCTATGCCGCGATTGCCTGGTATCACAAGAAGCTACCCGCCGATCTGGAAAAGCTGACGCTGCCGGAGCTGGAAAAGCAAGTCGAGAACTGGGCCACGCACGACTACATGATGGACTTGGAGATGGGCGACCGGCTGCAGGGCGCGGCGCGGCAGCAGGCGATTACGCAGATGGCGCGTTACACCGGCCTCGATCCCAAGCTGCTCGACAATTACAACCTGCGGATCGACAGTTCGCTATTCGAGAGCTCGCTGCTGCGCGGCGAAAAACGGGCGGTGGGGCGGCTCGACGGCCGCATGACCAGCTTCAACCGGATTCCCGGCAACCCGTACAACGATTTTGACCCGAGCTGGGTGCAGCGGCCGGTGTACACGCAGATGTTTCTGAAGTACGTGCGCGAGAACCTGGGCTACAAGACCGATGAGGTTTATGGCGGTGGGATTGCGCGGCCGTGGCAGTTCAACATGGACTACGACCAGAACATGTCAACCCTACTGGAGAGCGCCTTCGCGAAAAATCCGTACATGAAGCTGATGCTGGCGGGCGGGTACTACGATCTGGCGTGCCCGTTCTTTGAAGCTGAGTACAGCATGTGGCACCTGTTCCTGCCGCCTTCGGAGCAGAGCCATATCGTCGTGGAGCTTTATCAGACCGGCCACATGATCTACCAGGACACGCCGTCGCGGACCAAGCTGGCGAAGGACGTCGAACAGTTCATCGCGAACTCCAGCCACGATCAACCGATGAATTTAACGCACTGA
- a CDS encoding toxin-antitoxin system HicB family antitoxin: protein MQRIIQIRDVPESLHRKLRIRAAEKGQSLAQYLREELVEIANTPTESEIRERLRRLTPVTGNFSTAEIIRADRDSH from the coding sequence ATGCAACGCATCATTCAAATCCGGGACGTGCCGGAATCGCTTCATCGCAAGCTGCGCATACGTGCGGCGGAAAAGGGCCAGTCGCTGGCGCAATACCTGCGAGAGGAACTGGTGGAGATTGCGAACACGCCCACCGAGTCGGAAATACGGGAGCGGCTGCGGCGATTGACGCCGGTTACCGGCAATTTTTCGACGGCGGAAATTATTCGTGCGGACCGGGACAGCCATTGA
- a CDS encoding ABC transporter ATP-binding protein, with the protein MAIADSALPQVTPVATPVIELENLRVRYGQRIALDGLTARLTGRAVGLLGPNGAGKSTLIATLLGFVKPAAGSARLLGQPIGRGRGKGEADQREARGAAPPEGGVSRVGYMPENDAFIGNMSAVALTRMMAELSGLPPETALERAHESLFYVGLGEARYRPLNSYSQGMRQMAKLAQAIVHGPKLLILDEPTNSLDPEGRERMLRLIRQMRDATGMRIILCSHLLRDVEQTCDEVLILKHGRAVHQTRLDATPPASRLLELETADDGTAFAATLASLGCEVARRGRRLKTVLPSGLELRDIYQAAAAANIQLRRVQFRRDTLEDIFLRAMDENGT; encoded by the coding sequence ATGGCCATCGCTGATAGCGCCCTCCCGCAGGTAACGCCGGTTGCCACTCCGGTAATCGAGTTGGAAAACCTGCGGGTCCGCTACGGCCAGCGCATCGCCCTCGACGGTCTCACCGCCCGCCTTACCGGCCGCGCCGTCGGCCTGCTCGGTCCCAACGGCGCCGGCAAATCCACCCTCATCGCCACCCTCCTCGGTTTCGTCAAACCCGCCGCAGGCTCCGCCCGCCTCCTCGGCCAGCCGATCGGCCGAGGGCGCGGCAAAGGGGAGGCCGACCAACGGGAGGCCCGGGGCGCAGCCCCGCCTGAGGGCGGCGTGAGCCGCGTGGGGTACATGCCCGAAAACGACGCCTTCATCGGCAACATGAGCGCCGTTGCGCTCACCCGCATGATGGCCGAACTCAGCGGACTGCCGCCCGAAACCGCTCTCGAACGCGCCCACGAAAGCCTGTTCTATGTCGGCCTCGGCGAAGCGCGCTATCGTCCCCTGAACAGCTACTCCCAAGGCATGCGCCAGATGGCCAAGCTGGCGCAGGCAATCGTCCACGGCCCTAAGCTGCTGATCCTCGACGAGCCCACCAACAGCCTCGATCCCGAAGGCCGCGAGCGCATGCTCCGGCTCATCCGCCAGATGCGCGACGCCACCGGCATGCGCATCATTCTCTGCTCGCATCTGCTCCGCGACGTCGAGCAGACTTGCGACGAAGTCCTCATCCTCAAGCACGGCCGCGCCGTCCATCAGACCCGCCTTGATGCCACGCCGCCCGCTTCGCGCCTGCTCGAGCTCGAAACTGCCGATGACGGCACCGCCTTCGCGGCCACCCTCGCTTCCCTCGGCTGCGAAGTCGCCCGCCGTGGCCGCCGCCTCAAAACCGTCCTCCCCTCCGGCCTCGAACTGCGTGACATCTACCAGGCCGCCGCCGCCGCCAACATCCAGCTCCGCCGCGTCCAGTTCCGCCGCGACACCCTGGAAGACATCTTCCTCCGCGCCATGGACGAGAACGGAACTTAG
- the lipA gene encoding lipoyl synthase: METLVQLETEAPPREARPEWLRVRLPGGENYQRLKSMVHQLELHTVCESAHCPNIGDCWNRGTATFMILGNLCTRRCGFCAVPKGRPLAIDWDEPRRVADAVQRLKLRHAVITSVDRDDDNLGGARVFAQTIAAIHEQLPECSVEVLIPDFRGSEEALRIVLNARPQILNHNTETVPELYRFVRPGAKFDRSLELLRNVKRFAPGMLSKSGLMLGLGETEAQLMAALQRLADTGCDILTLGQYLRPSRNHLPVKRMYTPQEFADIKQQALTMGFGHVEAGPLVRSSYHARDQAEQVVARTLPM, translated from the coding sequence ATGGAAACGCTGGTACAGCTCGAGACCGAGGCGCCGCCGCGGGAAGCGCGGCCGGAGTGGCTGCGGGTGCGGCTGCCGGGAGGCGAGAACTACCAGCGGCTGAAGAGCATGGTGCACCAGCTCGAGCTGCACACAGTGTGCGAATCGGCGCACTGCCCCAATATCGGCGACTGCTGGAACCGGGGCACAGCCACGTTCATGATTCTGGGGAATCTGTGCACGCGGCGCTGCGGCTTCTGCGCGGTGCCCAAAGGGCGGCCGCTGGCGATCGACTGGGACGAACCGCGGCGGGTGGCGGACGCGGTGCAGCGGCTGAAGCTGCGGCACGCCGTCATTACCTCGGTGGACCGCGATGACGACAACCTGGGCGGAGCGCGGGTGTTCGCGCAGACGATTGCGGCCATCCATGAGCAGCTGCCAGAGTGCTCGGTGGAAGTGTTGATTCCGGATTTTCGCGGCAGCGAGGAGGCGCTACGGATTGTGCTGAATGCGCGACCGCAAATCCTTAACCACAACACGGAAACGGTGCCCGAGCTGTACCGCTTTGTGCGGCCGGGGGCCAAATTTGACCGGTCGCTGGAGCTGCTGCGCAACGTAAAGCGCTTCGCACCGGGCATGCTGAGCAAGAGCGGCCTGATGCTGGGGCTGGGGGAAACGGAAGCGCAGCTTATGGCGGCACTACAGCGGCTGGCGGACACAGGGTGCGACATTCTGACACTCGGCCAGTACCTGAGACCCTCGCGCAACCATCTGCCGGTGAAACGGATGTACACACCGCAGGAGTTTGCTGACATCAAGCAGCAGGCGCTGACGATGGGTTTTGGGCATGTGGAAGCTGGGCCACTGGTCAGAAGCTCCTACCATGCCCGTGACCAGGCCGAGCAGGTAGTCGCGCGCACATTACCAATGTAG
- a CDS encoding ABC transporter ATP-binding protein has protein sequence MTATTGVVFHDVSKFYGEVLGINHVNLALPPGITSLVGPNGAGKSTLMNLLSGLIQPTRGHIEVLGVTNEDPERLFRLVGYSSQFDSFPRGMSAWQLLTSFLRLAGETTSVDRLATAALDRVGLLASARQKLASLSKGNRQRARLALALVLEPPVMVLDEPLNGLDPLARAEAIALFQSWAVAGKYVILSSHVLHEVDAISDQVVMLSNGYVVAEGAIQGVREEMPEHPLQVRVRCRRARALAAEAFQLPGVLQAELGEGAVLVTTRDPREFFLALNRWALADFDIEGVQPADEDARAVYDYLVQPGGTR, from the coding sequence ATGACCGCCACAACCGGCGTTGTCTTTCACGACGTCTCCAAGTTCTACGGCGAAGTCCTGGGTATCAACCACGTCAATTTAGCCCTGCCGCCCGGCATCACCAGCCTGGTCGGCCCCAACGGCGCGGGCAAGTCGACGTTGATGAATCTGCTTTCCGGCTTGATCCAGCCCACGCGCGGTCACATCGAGGTCTTGGGCGTGACCAACGAGGATCCGGAGCGCCTCTTCCGCCTGGTCGGCTACAGCTCGCAGTTCGATAGCTTCCCGCGCGGCATGTCCGCCTGGCAACTTCTCACCTCCTTCCTGCGCCTGGCGGGCGAAACCACCAGCGTCGACCGCCTCGCCACCGCCGCGCTGGACCGCGTCGGCCTGCTCGCCTCCGCCCGCCAGAAGCTCGCCAGTCTGAGCAAGGGCAATCGCCAGCGTGCCCGTCTGGCGCTCGCCCTGGTGCTCGAACCGCCGGTGATGGTGCTCGATGAACCCCTGAACGGCCTCGATCCCTTGGCGCGCGCCGAAGCCATTGCCCTGTTTCAAAGCTGGGCCGTCGCAGGCAAGTACGTCATCCTCTCCAGCCACGTCCTCCACGAGGTCGATGCCATCTCCGATCAGGTGGTCATGCTCAGCAACGGTTATGTGGTCGCCGAAGGCGCCATTCAGGGCGTGCGTGAGGAGATGCCTGAGCATCCGCTCCAGGTCCGCGTCCGCTGCCGCCGCGCCCGCGCCCTCGCCGCCGAAGCCTTCCAGTTGCCCGGCGTACTGCAGGCCGAGCTGGGCGAGGGCGCCGTGCTCGTCACCACCCGCGATCCCCGCGAATTTTTTCTCGCCCTCAACCGCTGGGCGCTGGCCGATTTCGACATCGAAGGCGTCCAGCCCGCCGATGAAGACGCCCGCGCCGTCTACGACTATCTCGTCCAGCCTGGAGGTACGCGATGA
- a CDS encoding PIN domain-containing protein — MIVLDASVAVDLLLLRLEPVTVSRVTGRQQKVHVPHLLDLEVMQALRRIVRRGEASDASAALAWTQLDAMRFRRHGHLALRDRIWELRDALSAYDAAYLALAEGLGCPLLTRDRGLARCPLARTTVELV, encoded by the coding sequence TTGATCGTCCTGGACGCGTCGGTGGCCGTCGATTTGCTGCTGCTGCGCCTCGAGCCGGTGACCGTAAGCCGGGTGACCGGGAGGCAGCAGAAAGTGCATGTGCCGCACCTGCTTGATCTGGAGGTAATGCAAGCGCTGCGTCGCATCGTCCGCCGGGGAGAAGCGAGTGACGCGAGTGCCGCTCTAGCATGGACACAACTGGACGCGATGCGCTTCCGGCGGCATGGTCATCTGGCGCTGCGCGACCGCATATGGGAGCTGAGAGACGCGCTCAGCGCGTATGATGCAGCTTATCTGGCGCTGGCCGAGGGACTCGGCTGTCCGTTACTCACGCGGGACCGCGGGCTGGCGCGGTGTCCGCTGGCGCGGACGACCGTCGAGCTGGTTTAG
- a CDS encoding ArsR family transcriptional regulator produces MGMEHNEYRDFFSTLSNVSRMAIVQMLRRRGATVSQIAETLSFEQSRVSHSLARLQRAGIVICRWEQKRKMFHLVDGVAPLLHEIETYLETRPKPTRAEVAATWQTASAV; encoded by the coding sequence ATGGGCATGGAACACAACGAATACCGCGATTTCTTCTCCACTTTGTCAAACGTTTCCCGCATGGCGATTGTGCAAATGCTGCGCCGGCGCGGCGCCACCGTCTCCCAGATCGCCGAGACCCTCAGCTTCGAGCAGAGCCGCGTTTCCCACTCCCTCGCGCGGCTGCAGCGCGCCGGCATCGTCATCTGCCGCTGGGAACAGAAACGGAAGATGTTTCATCTCGTCGACGGCGTCGCTCCGCTCCTGCACGAGATTGAGACCTACCTGGAAACGCGCCCCAAGCCAACTCGCGCCGAAGTCGCCGCCACTTGGCAGACCGCCAGCGCCGTCTAG
- a CDS encoding ferritin-like domain-containing protein: MPQLQSLLVDEMEDLLHAENQLVKALPKMAKAAHSPQLRQCFEDHLQQTRGHIERLQQAFTLLKVKAKAQTCKGMQGLVNEAEESMDEGKDRDPASADLSLVVAAQKIEHYEISGYGTLRTLADRIGEMQVARLLADNEAEERTADERLTDVSQPLFAKAA; this comes from the coding sequence CTGCCCCAGTTGCAATCGCTGCTGGTGGATGAGATGGAAGACCTCCTCCATGCAGAAAACCAGCTTGTCAAGGCGCTGCCGAAGATGGCGAAGGCGGCGCACTCACCCCAGCTTCGCCAATGCTTCGAAGATCACCTGCAGCAGACGCGGGGGCACATCGAGCGGCTCCAACAGGCGTTTACACTGCTCAAGGTAAAAGCGAAGGCGCAGACCTGCAAGGGCATGCAGGGGCTGGTGAATGAGGCCGAAGAAAGCATGGACGAAGGGAAGGACCGCGATCCGGCCAGCGCCGATTTGAGCCTCGTCGTCGCGGCACAGAAAATCGAACACTACGAGATCTCCGGCTATGGCACGCTACGCACGCTGGCCGACCGGATCGGGGAAATGCAGGTGGCTCGGCTGCTGGCCGACAACGAAGCCGAAGAGCGGACTGCCGACGAACGGCTGACGGATGTTTCGCAGCCGCTGTTCGCGAAAGCGGCCTAG
- a CDS encoding PAS domain-containing sensor histidine kinase has protein sequence MRLLRSIGIVLAIIGLSLAAMCALFWIQPSREVTLLVYLPGIVIAEAVFGPWAGVGSVLLSVAASFYYRIWYLPLQSTQNIEPVRYVAVEELILLVVGLFLVWLMDQRTRSRRGLASGAQQLAAIMRNVSDAVLVFGRDFRVISMNAGAHVMLDRPGGTLLGDHADDLQRRFQFTPETPPVAPRPPNLAAATRTGITIHERGTITDLSRNRRIEVTIHVIPWRTAPNRIEGSVVVITDRTAVKNLQMRLVETARHAAVGQMFSGLSHDFNHVLDIVRRALAVLELHENAPPEERRRYREMIDRAAVDGSLLVRRLRDYMAGGTTRTQVNLTTIAAEVIELTRPLWRAHPALELVAALQPVPNVEAQRNDVQRVLVNLVFNAVEALGALPGRIVVHTEADMDHVRVWVEDNGPGIAPENLPRLFEAYYTTKPQGMGLGLFGAAQIARDHGGTLSVRSEPGKATRFTLELPLQASSEAGA, from the coding sequence ATGCGCCTGCTCCGCTCTATCGGGATTGTACTGGCGATCATCGGCCTATCGCTGGCCGCCATGTGCGCATTGTTCTGGATTCAGCCCAGCCGCGAGGTCACGCTTTTGGTGTACCTGCCGGGCATCGTGATCGCCGAAGCAGTGTTTGGGCCGTGGGCAGGCGTGGGTTCGGTGCTGCTGAGCGTTGCCGCCAGCTTCTATTACCGCATTTGGTATTTGCCGCTGCAATCGACACAGAATATCGAGCCGGTGCGCTACGTAGCCGTCGAAGAACTGATCCTGCTGGTGGTGGGCTTGTTCCTGGTGTGGCTGATGGATCAGCGGACGCGGAGCCGGCGCGGGCTGGCCAGCGGGGCGCAGCAGTTGGCGGCGATCATGCGCAACGTCAGTGACGCCGTATTGGTTTTTGGCCGCGATTTTCGCGTGATCTCGATGAATGCCGGGGCGCATGTGATGCTCGACCGTCCGGGAGGGACGCTGTTGGGCGACCACGCCGACGACTTGCAGCGGCGATTCCAGTTCACGCCGGAAACCCCGCCGGTGGCGCCGCGACCGCCCAATCTGGCGGCGGCCACGCGGACGGGCATCACGATCCACGAACGGGGCACGATCACAGATCTGAGCCGCAACCGGCGGATTGAAGTGACGATCCACGTCATCCCCTGGCGCACGGCGCCGAATCGGATCGAGGGCTCGGTGGTGGTCATCACCGACCGGACGGCGGTCAAGAATCTACAGATGCGGCTGGTGGAAACCGCACGGCACGCAGCGGTGGGGCAGATGTTTTCCGGCCTTTCGCACGACTTCAATCATGTCCTGGACATCGTTCGTCGCGCGCTGGCGGTGCTGGAGTTGCACGAGAACGCACCGCCGGAGGAGCGGCGGCGCTACCGCGAGATGATCGACCGCGCGGCGGTTGACGGCAGCTTGCTGGTACGCCGGCTGCGGGACTACATGGCAGGGGGCACAACGCGCACGCAGGTCAATCTCACGACAATTGCAGCGGAAGTCATCGAACTGACGCGGCCACTGTGGCGCGCGCATCCGGCGTTGGAGTTGGTGGCTGCATTGCAACCTGTACCCAACGTTGAGGCACAGCGCAACGATGTGCAGCGAGTGCTGGTGAATCTGGTCTTTAACGCCGTCGAAGCACTGGGAGCGTTACCGGGGCGGATCGTGGTCCACACGGAAGCCGACATGGATCACGTCCGCGTCTGGGTGGAGGACAACGGTCCTGGGATCGCACCGGAAAATCTTCCGCGTTTATTTGAGGCGTATTACACCACCAAGCCGCAGGGGATGGGGCTGGGGCTATTCGGAGCGGCGCAGATTGCGCGCGATCACGGCGGCACGCTGAGCGTCCGGAGCGAGCCGGGCAAGGCGACGCGCTTTACGCTGGAGCTGCCACTACAAGCCAGCAGCGAAGCTGGGGCGTAG